A window of Cohnella herbarum contains these coding sequences:
- a CDS encoding creatininase family protein: MKPSTGSKTLWSELLPYEFNRRLDECPIVYLPLGLCEPHGQVSAFGLDTLKAEWLCLRTAERVGGVVAPSMGYHIHEAGYHARWLEDEVGEENPRMTGVPPSIFLQLFLYQLRTFVNAGFRKIVVLSGHSGGNQFDLRQVADLFMNRFSAVEVWVRSDPELVEGLYEGDHAGKYEISQLMYIRPELIEMDKATLADLQGSGGRLALGADAGEASPELGKKIMEACLESMVEEATRMKSESHSAAKPDTAASIPRISYEDIEAIWSEASANADKWVTANPWPSQKSVSTLSQWKPYERYEAGR; the protein is encoded by the coding sequence ATGAAACCAAGTACTGGCAGTAAAACGCTGTGGTCCGAGCTCTTGCCGTACGAGTTCAATAGACGATTGGACGAATGTCCGATCGTCTATTTGCCGCTCGGACTGTGCGAGCCTCACGGACAAGTCAGCGCGTTCGGCCTCGATACGCTCAAAGCGGAATGGCTCTGCTTGCGAACGGCCGAGAGGGTCGGCGGCGTAGTCGCGCCATCCATGGGTTATCATATCCACGAAGCCGGTTATCATGCGAGATGGCTTGAGGATGAAGTCGGAGAAGAAAATCCGCGTATGACCGGAGTGCCTCCCTCAATCTTCCTTCAACTGTTCCTGTATCAATTGAGAACGTTCGTAAATGCGGGATTTCGCAAGATCGTAGTCCTGTCCGGACATAGCGGGGGAAACCAATTTGATTTGCGGCAGGTTGCCGATCTCTTCATGAATCGTTTTTCGGCCGTCGAGGTATGGGTACGCAGCGATCCTGAACTCGTGGAAGGTCTTTACGAAGGAGATCATGCGGGGAAGTACGAAATCTCGCAGCTCATGTACATTCGGCCGGAACTAATAGAGATGGATAAGGCTACGTTAGCGGATCTGCAGGGATCCGGCGGACGACTGGCGCTTGGCGCGGACGCCGGTGAAGCTAGTCCGGAGCTGGGCAAGAAGATCATGGAAGCTTGTCTAGAGAGCATGGTCGAAGAGGCAACGCGGATGAAGTCGGAATCGCATTCGGCGGCGAAACCCGATACTGCAGCCTCTATTCCGAGAATCTCTTACGAAGATATTGAAGCGATATGGAGCGAGGCCTCGGCGAATGCGGATAAGTGGGTTACGGCAAACCCATGGCCATCCCAGAAATCGGTATCGACGCTGTCCCAATGGAAGCCGTATGAACGTTATGAAGCCGGTCGATGA
- a CDS encoding ABC transporter permease, whose translation MSTSQLRTNEARTAGLTLRKVKSLGNHKVLIAYLLALLIFVAGQIISPGFGEFSNIMNVLNISALLGFIALAQMLVVMSGGEGIDLSVGAMASLGAVMSSQIIGGLDGNLPLAVIVVLLIGFLIGCVSGLGISYFKVPPLVMTLAMASVIQGGALVYTNGQPKGMASPLLKELGTGRTAGIPHLVLLWIVIAVIVAVFLLRTKWGKVLYGLGTNQLTTELSGVRTKVVRTVVYGASGAISAIGGMLLLSYTGTAFLDIGATYMLPTVIAVVIGGISLAGGLGSYNGTVAGAILLTSLSSILITMNITEGGRQIVYGVILLLLLIAYGRQKMN comes from the coding sequence ATGAGCACGAGCCAATTACGAACGAACGAGGCGCGCACGGCGGGTTTGACGTTGAGGAAGGTCAAGAGCCTAGGCAATCATAAGGTTCTGATCGCATATCTGCTTGCCCTATTGATTTTCGTGGCGGGACAGATCATCTCTCCCGGTTTCGGCGAATTTTCTAATATAATGAATGTACTGAACATATCCGCGCTGCTGGGGTTTATCGCATTGGCGCAGATGTTGGTCGTGATGTCCGGCGGAGAAGGGATAGATCTATCCGTCGGCGCGATGGCGTCGCTAGGCGCCGTCATGTCTTCGCAGATCATCGGCGGTTTGGACGGAAACCTTCCTTTGGCCGTTATCGTCGTGTTGCTGATTGGATTTCTGATCGGCTGCGTCAGCGGGCTGGGAATTTCCTATTTCAAAGTTCCTCCTCTGGTCATGACGCTGGCGATGGCAAGCGTAATCCAGGGAGGAGCGCTCGTCTATACGAACGGACAACCGAAGGGGATGGCTTCTCCTTTACTGAAGGAACTTGGAACGGGCAGGACCGCGGGGATTCCCCATTTGGTTCTGTTGTGGATCGTGATCGCGGTGATCGTCGCCGTCTTCCTTCTCCGCACGAAATGGGGCAAAGTGCTGTACGGATTGGGTACCAATCAACTGACGACCGAGCTGTCCGGAGTGAGAACGAAGGTCGTGCGTACCGTCGTGTACGGAGCAAGCGGGGCGATATCGGCGATCGGCGGCATGTTGCTGCTTAGCTATACGGGTACTGCTTTTCTCGATATCGGCGCGACGTATATGTTGCCGACGGTCATCGCGGTCGTGATCGGAGGAATTTCCTTGGCGGGCGGATTGGGAAGTTATAACGGAACCGTTGCCGGGGCGATTTTGTTAACATCGTTGAGCAGCATTCTGATCACGATGAACATTACCGAAGGCGGTCGGCAGATCGTTTACGGAGTTATATTGTTGCTCCTTCTTATTGCTTATGGTAGGCAGAAGATGAATTGA
- a CDS encoding MocE family 2Fe-2S type ferredoxin: MSNGIWIEACEVDDIEVEDVIRFDHEDRTFAIYRTEKGDFFASDGYCTHEKFHLSNGLVMGNLIECPKHNGRFDIPTGQAKRAPVCVDLKTYPVKIEDDKVFIQI; this comes from the coding sequence ATGAGCAATGGAATATGGATCGAAGCTTGCGAAGTGGACGATATCGAGGTTGAAGACGTCATTCGGTTTGACCATGAAGACCGGACGTTCGCCATCTATCGTACGGAAAAGGGAGATTTTTTCGCTTCCGACGGGTATTGCACGCATGAAAAGTTCCATCTGTCCAACGGATTGGTTATGGGTAACTTGATTGAATGCCCGAAACATAACGGACGCTTCGACATTCCGACGGGTCAGGCCAAGAGAGCGCCGGTATGCGTGGATCTGAAAACCTATCCCGTGAAAATCGAAGACGATAAAGTATTTATCCAGATTTGA
- a CDS encoding NAD(P)/FAD-dependent oxidoreductase, translated as MKDYGMVIVGAGEAGARAAVELRTQGWTGAITMIGNEGRHPYERPPLSKHQLVDAAEPVPITILDSNRLIEQNIGFHTNDVAVRINRQVHTVELASGIQLPYERLLLATGANPRKLSVQGNAAKEMLYLRTFADAIRIRERIQPGQRVAVIGGGFIGLEVAASAVKKSCEVTLVEVAPRILMRGVPEEIAKLVEQRHREAGVRFKIGVMIESVDKEVGGEYVISLADGSAVRCDAIVTGIGAIPATALAVVSELEIENGVKVNEMLATSDPDIYAAGDCCSFPHPLYGGKRIRLEAWRNAQDQGTHVAGNMLGAAVPYSALPWFWSDQYDQTLQVAGLSEPTDTTVMRNLGDAGKLFFHVAGDGRLVSVSAMGPTGAFAKEFRLAELLIEKQARPELEALANPGRKLKELLRA; from the coding sequence ATGAAGGACTACGGAATGGTTATCGTTGGGGCTGGCGAAGCGGGTGCGCGCGCGGCGGTAGAGCTTCGGACGCAAGGCTGGACGGGCGCGATTACGATGATCGGCAACGAGGGACGGCATCCTTACGAACGCCCTCCCCTTTCCAAGCATCAGCTGGTAGACGCAGCCGAACCGGTTCCTATTACGATCCTCGATAGCAATAGATTAATAGAACAGAACATCGGTTTTCATACGAACGATGTCGCTGTTCGGATTAACCGGCAAGTCCATACCGTCGAGCTAGCTAGCGGAATTCAATTACCCTACGAGAGATTGCTGCTTGCAACGGGGGCTAATCCAAGAAAACTATCCGTCCAGGGGAATGCCGCGAAGGAGATGCTATACCTTCGCACGTTCGCGGATGCGATTCGAATTCGGGAACGGATTCAGCCCGGCCAAAGAGTTGCGGTTATCGGCGGAGGGTTTATCGGTTTGGAAGTCGCCGCCAGCGCGGTAAAGAAAAGCTGCGAAGTTACGCTCGTGGAAGTGGCGCCTCGCATTCTGATGCGCGGCGTTCCCGAGGAAATCGCCAAGCTGGTAGAACAAAGGCATCGCGAAGCGGGAGTCCGCTTTAAGATCGGCGTCATGATCGAGAGCGTCGACAAGGAAGTCGGCGGAGAGTACGTCATCTCGTTGGCTGACGGATCGGCCGTTCGCTGCGATGCGATCGTGACGGGGATCGGGGCCATACCCGCAACTGCGTTGGCAGTTGTCAGCGAATTAGAAATCGAGAACGGCGTGAAGGTAAACGAGATGCTGGCAACGAGCGATCCGGATATTTACGCCGCGGGCGATTGCTGTTCTTTCCCGCATCCGCTCTATGGCGGTAAAAGAATTCGGTTGGAAGCGTGGCGCAACGCTCAGGATCAAGGAACGCACGTCGCGGGCAATATGCTGGGCGCGGCGGTACCTTATTCGGCATTGCCTTGGTTCTGGTCGGATCAGTACGACCAAACCTTGCAAGTAGCGGGATTGTCCGAGCCTACGGATACGACCGTTATGCGGAATTTGGGCGACGCGGGCAAGCTCTTCTTCCACGTAGCGGGCGACGGAAGATTGGTCTCCGTGAGCGCGATGGGTCCGACGGGAGCATTCGCGAAGGAATTCCGATTGGCGGAATTGCTCATCGAGAAACAAGCGAGGCCGGAGTTGGAAGCGCTAGCGAATCCGGGAAGAAAATTGAAGGAATTATTGCGCGCGTGA
- a CDS encoding Gfo/Idh/MocA family protein: MSAIDLNLNIEPVMPKRKDYRIGCIGSGFIMRDCHLVAYKDAGFNPVAIASRTYANAKAVAELRGIPKVHEKWEQLVQDPEIEILDIAVPPDRQLEVVRLAVKQPHIKGILCQKPLAMNSQEAREIVELCEAAGIKIGVNSNMRYDQSIRALKTVLDRGYLGEPVLATIEMRAIPHWQDFLHQYERIEILNMGIHHIDAFRYLFGDPEKVTAVARKDPRTKFKHIDGISQYTFQYGNELMATSLDDVWAWPGEGAEKDIYIKWRVVGLDGMAQGTIGWPHPERTPSTLEFTTKQSPNQWFRPKWDTVWFPDAFQGTMAQLLRAVETDSEPEIGGRDNLNTMAAVDACYKSIAESRTISFSEVTQSNL; the protein is encoded by the coding sequence TTGAGCGCAATTGACTTGAACTTGAACATCGAACCGGTAATGCCTAAGCGCAAAGATTACCGGATCGGCTGCATCGGTTCCGGATTCATCATGCGGGATTGCCACTTGGTCGCATACAAGGATGCGGGCTTTAATCCCGTTGCGATTGCGTCGCGTACTTACGCGAACGCGAAGGCGGTTGCCGAACTGCGGGGAATCCCGAAGGTACACGAGAAGTGGGAACAGTTGGTCCAAGATCCCGAGATCGAGATTCTCGACATCGCGGTTCCCCCGGATCGTCAACTCGAAGTCGTGAGGTTGGCCGTCAAGCAGCCGCATATCAAAGGCATTCTGTGTCAGAAGCCGCTGGCTATGAACTCGCAGGAAGCGCGGGAGATCGTCGAGCTCTGCGAAGCCGCGGGCATTAAAATCGGAGTCAACTCGAATATGCGCTACGATCAATCGATCCGGGCGCTCAAAACGGTGCTCGATCGCGGTTATCTCGGAGAACCCGTGCTGGCGACGATCGAAATGCGGGCGATCCCGCATTGGCAGGATTTCCTTCATCAATACGAGAGAATCGAAATTCTAAACATGGGTATCCACCATATCGACGCGTTCCGATACCTGTTCGGCGATCCGGAGAAAGTTACGGCGGTCGCGCGCAAGGATCCGAGAACGAAATTCAAGCACATCGACGGGATTTCCCAATATACGTTCCAATACGGCAACGAACTCATGGCTACGAGTCTGGATGACGTCTGGGCTTGGCCGGGAGAAGGCGCCGAGAAGGACATCTATATCAAATGGAGAGTCGTCGGACTGGACGGAATGGCCCAAGGGACGATCGGATGGCCTCATCCGGAAAGAACGCCGAGCACGCTCGAATTCACGACGAAGCAGTCTCCGAACCAATGGTTCCGGCCGAAGTGGGATACGGTGTGGTTTCCGGATGCTTTCCAAGGGACGATGGCGCAGTTGCTTCGCGCGGTGGAGACGGACAGCGAGCCGGAAATCGGCGGCAGGGATAACCTGAATACGATGGCCGCCGTAGACGCTTGTTACAAATCCATTGCCGAAAGCCGGACGATATCCTTCAGCGAAGTTACGCAATCCAACTTATAG
- a CDS encoding DUF4234 domain-containing protein gives MVQQRGIVLAIILTLITCGIYGIYWFIVLTNDAGKLSGDYSFTGGKHFLLTLVTCGIWSFVWAYQIGKNIAEAQRQRGMVPVDNSVLYVVLTIFGLSIVTYALVQSDVNRLA, from the coding sequence ATGGTTCAACAGCGGGGAATTGTATTGGCAATTATTCTAACTTTGATTACCTGCGGAATCTACGGGATCTATTGGTTTATCGTGCTTACCAACGATGCGGGAAAATTGAGCGGGGACTACTCGTTCACGGGAGGCAAGCATTTCCTTCTGACGCTGGTTACATGCGGAATTTGGAGTTTTGTATGGGCCTATCAGATCGGCAAAAATATCGCGGAAGCGCAAAGACAACGCGGCATGGTACCGGTCGATAATTCGGTTCTGTACGTCGTCCTGACCATTTTCGGTTTGAGTATCGTCACGTACGCTCTGGTACAATCCGATGTTAATAGATTGGCTTAA
- a CDS encoding DUF2752 domain-containing protein, with the protein MLIDWLKLKLNPKRRSSLIWGASLGVAGLLYLKVWLPLTHIGIPCPFRELTGLYCPGCGATRAILSLLDLDVHQAYRYNPLIFILLPLFALYFIAHKKRLRIMSNGVMAVMLILTLAFGLLRNIPAYAWLAPAAGQF; encoded by the coding sequence ATGTTAATAGATTGGCTTAAGCTAAAGCTGAATCCGAAGAGGCGCTCCTCGTTAATATGGGGCGCCTCTCTTGGCGTTGCCGGTCTGCTCTACCTCAAAGTATGGTTACCGCTGACCCATATCGGCATTCCTTGCCCGTTCCGCGAGCTAACCGGACTTTACTGCCCGGGGTGCGGAGCGACGAGGGCCATCCTCTCGCTGTTGGATTTGGATGTGCATCAGGCTTATCGATACAATCCGTTGATTTTCATCCTTCTCCCCTTATTCGCGCTCTATTTCATTGCCCATAAGAAACGGCTTCGGATTATGAGCAACGGAGTCATGGCCGTCATGCTGATTCTAACTTTGGCTTTCGGACTGCTAAGGAATATACCCGCCTATGCTTGGTTAGCCCCGGCTGCGGGACAATTCTAA
- a CDS encoding ABC transporter permease, translated as MNGHNRLHKLQHHSLFPIVIIFLIVVGVNAALQPGFFTYDVFQSNLSSFTPLVLASMAQAVVVLVGGIDLSIGMAITLSTVIMAATMNDSPSSVFIGLGLAIVATFAVGALNGITVGYLKLPPIISTFAVSSVCYGAALLIMPQPGGYIPSFFYETYQTSIASILPISLLIIIVGLAIWGLISRRKIYRYIYAVGGSESAAYANGINTKKVKLYAFLISCVFIVLTALVVVSQTATGDANIGRAYTLNSIAAVVIGGISLQGGKGNLIGAVLGALILGFISNIIFFANLSSFYQDLIKGLIIIFALTLSILPTLRKKALAQSGG; from the coding sequence TTGAATGGGCATAACCGCTTGCATAAGCTTCAACATCATAGCTTATTCCCGATCGTTATCATTTTTCTGATCGTCGTCGGGGTGAACGCCGCCTTGCAACCGGGGTTTTTCACCTATGACGTCTTCCAATCCAATCTGTCCAGCTTTACCCCGCTCGTGCTCGCAAGCATGGCCCAAGCGGTCGTCGTTCTGGTCGGCGGAATCGATCTGTCCATCGGGATGGCGATTACGTTGTCGACGGTCATCATGGCCGCGACGATGAACGACTCTCCCTCCAGCGTCTTTATCGGACTCGGACTCGCTATCGTCGCTACGTTCGCGGTCGGAGCGCTTAACGGGATTACGGTCGGTTACTTAAAGCTGCCGCCGATTATATCCACTTTCGCCGTATCCTCGGTGTGTTACGGAGCGGCGCTGCTGATCATGCCTCAGCCGGGCGGGTATATCCCTTCGTTTTTTTACGAGACTTATCAAACGAGCATTGCATCGATTTTACCGATTTCGTTATTGATCATTATCGTTGGCCTTGCGATCTGGGGACTTATCTCGCGAAGAAAAATCTACCGTTATATTTACGCCGTCGGAGGCAGCGAATCTGCCGCTTACGCGAACGGAATCAATACGAAGAAGGTGAAGCTGTATGCCTTCTTGATTAGCTGCGTTTTCATCGTTCTGACCGCGTTGGTCGTCGTTTCGCAGACCGCGACCGGCGATGCTAATATCGGCCGGGCGTATACGCTGAATTCGATAGCCGCCGTCGTTATCGGAGGAATCAGCCTTCAAGGCGGGAAAGGCAATCTGATCGGAGCGGTTCTAGGGGCTTTGATACTCGGGTTTATATCCAACATTATTTTTTTCGCGAACCTTTCCTCCTTTTACCAAGATTTGATTAAAGGCTTGATTATCATATTCGCGCTGACGCTGTCTATTCTTCCGACGCTTCGGAAGAAGGCGCTTGCCCAATCGGGAGGTTGA
- a CDS encoding aldose 1-epimerase encodes MSRYAASWETQDGFEVISLTDASSDSVAEIVPGVGNNLYRFESRGRQVLVPPASMYALRNENNATFMYGTPILFPPNRVMDGRIDFRGREYRLPLNEPPNRHLHGEICSRAWEVVEAGASDEQGAFVTSRFSYASYPELMAYFPHPLTFTVTVRLCDGRLEMSGTIVNEGEDEAPFAFGLHPYFSVPYGSGEEIELQVPAVAEWPVTNEAFVTDRPSVTDLSRALNEGVSIADYPVNGCSLLSLAGGDSTCRMVVKDRNYTIAYRFGPEFPYVVLFRPDWAAAYSLEPYTYVTDAFNLPYEHELTGARGIGAGETFRFSTGMWVE; translated from the coding sequence ATGAGCCGATATGCAGCTAGTTGGGAGACGCAGGATGGGTTCGAGGTGATTTCGTTGACTGATGCGAGTAGCGATTCCGTTGCGGAGATTGTTCCCGGTGTCGGGAACAATCTGTATCGTTTCGAGAGCCGGGGACGGCAGGTACTTGTTCCGCCGGCAAGCATGTACGCGTTGAGGAACGAGAACAACGCGACTTTCATGTACGGTACGCCGATCCTGTTTCCGCCGAATCGGGTAATGGACGGGAGGATCGATTTTCGCGGCAGGGAATATCGGTTGCCGTTGAACGAGCCTCCGAATCGTCATCTTCATGGCGAGATATGCAGCAGGGCTTGGGAAGTTGTCGAAGCGGGCGCATCAGATGAGCAAGGCGCGTTCGTGACTAGCAGGTTTAGTTATGCTTCATATCCGGAACTGATGGCATATTTCCCCCATCCGCTGACGTTTACGGTGACCGTTCGACTATGCGACGGGCGGTTGGAGATGAGCGGTACGATCGTGAACGAGGGAGAGGACGAAGCTCCGTTCGCTTTCGGGTTGCATCCTTATTTCTCTGTGCCGTACGGTAGCGGAGAAGAGATCGAACTGCAGGTTCCGGCGGTAGCGGAGTGGCCGGTGACGAACGAAGCTTTCGTTACGGATAGGCCATCGGTTACGGATCTCAGCCGGGCTCTGAACGAGGGCGTTTCCATTGCCGATTATCCCGTGAACGGATGCTCTTTGTTATCGCTAGCCGGAGGGGATAGCACCTGCCGCATGGTGGTGAAAGACCGGAATTATACGATAGCCTATCGATTCGGACCGGAGTTTCCCTACGTCGTCCTGTTTCGGCCGGATTGGGCGGCGGCGTATTCGTTGGAACCGTATACGTATGTGACGGATGCTTTTAATCTTCCATACGAGCACGAACTGACGGGCGCTCGGGGCATAGGCGCAGGCGAGACTTTCCGTTTTAGCACGGGTATGTGGGTGGAGTAG
- a CDS encoding fatty acid desaturase family protein has product MAIVVQKRDYSITGPESKRAQEKGLATAEWYTSPIPRAKMKELMKRRNGPAIRDTIIWFGGLAVLGYLAFLSWGTWWAIPAFLAYGILYATPGDSRWHECGHGTAFKTPWMNEVIYQIASFMVLRSATPWRWSHARHHTDTIIVGRDPEIITERPPVWRILMMQIFHLYGGPVEIKRFILHTFGKLESQEKEYIPESQHNKTFWEARVYLLIILAIIGACVYAGSILPAMFIFLPSFYGGIIVITFGVTQHLGLYEDVLDHRLNSRTIYMNRLCRFLYWNMNYHVEHHMFPMVPYHALAKLHAEMKDDCPAARPGLWAALKEVVTALRKQKHDPAYVVVKPLPSTARPYMYGIEHDLNIKVEA; this is encoded by the coding sequence ATGGCGATCGTTGTGCAGAAGAGGGATTACAGCATTACGGGTCCGGAAAGCAAAAGGGCTCAGGAGAAAGGGCTGGCGACTGCGGAGTGGTACACGAGCCCGATTCCGCGCGCGAAGATGAAGGAACTCATGAAAAGAAGGAACGGTCCGGCCATTCGGGATACGATTATCTGGTTCGGCGGCCTTGCTGTACTGGGCTATCTCGCCTTCCTTTCCTGGGGCACTTGGTGGGCCATTCCGGCATTTCTCGCTTACGGCATCCTTTATGCGACGCCCGGAGATTCCCGCTGGCACGAGTGCGGACACGGTACGGCGTTTAAGACGCCCTGGATGAACGAGGTCATCTACCAGATCGCTTCCTTCATGGTACTGAGATCGGCGACTCCGTGGCGATGGAGCCACGCGCGCCATCATACCGATACGATTATCGTCGGTCGCGACCCGGAGATCATTACGGAGAGGCCTCCGGTATGGCGAATTCTCATGATGCAGATTTTCCACCTGTACGGCGGTCCGGTCGAGATCAAACGTTTTATTCTCCATACGTTCGGCAAGTTGGAGTCGCAGGAGAAGGAATATATTCCGGAGTCTCAGCATAACAAGACGTTCTGGGAAGCGCGGGTATACTTGCTAATCATCTTGGCGATCATCGGAGCCTGCGTCTACGCGGGAAGTATTTTGCCGGCGATGTTCATCTTCTTGCCTTCATTCTACGGAGGCATAATCGTCATTACTTTTGGCGTTACGCAGCATCTTGGTTTATACGAGGATGTACTAGATCACAGATTGAATTCGCGGACGATCTACATGAACCGTCTCTGTCGTTTTCTCTATTGGAACATGAACTACCACGTCGAGCATCATATGTTTCCAATGGTACCGTACCATGCGCTGGCTAAGCTGCATGCGGAGATGAAGGACGATTGTCCGGCGGCAAGGCCGGGACTTTGGGCCGCATTGAAGGAGGTCGTCACGGCGTTGCGCAAGCAGAAGCACGATCCGGCGTACGTCGTCGTCAAACCGCTCCCGAGTACGGCGCGGCCATACATGTACGGGATCGAGCATGATCTGAACATCAAGGTCGAAGCGTAA
- a CDS encoding aldo/keto reductase translates to MKYNAFGKLGTEVSRLGFGAMGLGGVFGQYDEKDLVRSVLHSLEKGVNFIDTARNYGESERILGLALREWKGKKPFIASKIQSRGPGNLGWGKPIPVESAFPQGWLRESTETSLRLLGVDTIDLIQLHQYWPQWDRVDYWMDELLQLKQEGKIRGIGVSLPDQRHDIVLPLVQSGKIDSVQTVFHIFDPLPLDCLIPICQENNVAVIARCILDEGGLTGFLKEDTLFEEGDFRKSYFDYMPRGLYIERVNRLKEAFVPKYAESLAELAIKFVLHHPGVTAAISSMHVPRYADENIAAVDREPLPEEAFEEIRQHHRWVRNFYETKYWQ, encoded by the coding sequence ATGAAATATAATGCGTTCGGCAAATTAGGAACCGAAGTGTCCCGGCTGGGATTCGGCGCGATGGGACTTGGCGGCGTATTCGGACAATACGACGAAAAAGATTTGGTTCGCTCGGTACTTCATAGCTTGGAGAAGGGCGTTAATTTTATCGATACCGCACGTAACTACGGCGAGTCGGAGCGTATTCTCGGCTTGGCGCTGCGCGAATGGAAGGGCAAGAAGCCCTTCATCGCGTCGAAGATTCAATCGAGGGGCCCGGGCAATCTAGGTTGGGGTAAACCGATCCCCGTGGAGTCGGCTTTTCCGCAAGGCTGGCTGAGAGAAAGTACGGAAACCTCGCTTCGGCTGCTCGGCGTCGACACGATCGACCTCATTCAACTCCACCAATATTGGCCGCAATGGGATCGCGTAGATTATTGGATGGATGAGTTGCTGCAACTGAAGCAGGAAGGCAAAATCCGCGGCATCGGCGTATCTCTGCCCGATCAGCGGCATGATATCGTGCTGCCGCTCGTGCAAAGCGGAAAGATCGATTCCGTGCAGACGGTATTTCATATTTTCGACCCTTTGCCTCTGGATTGCCTTATCCCGATCTGTCAGGAAAACAACGTCGCGGTAATCGCGAGATGTATATTGGATGAAGGCGGATTGACGGGATTTCTGAAAGAAGATACCCTATTCGAAGAAGGAGATTTCCGCAAATCTTATTTCGATTACATGCCTCGCGGCTTGTATATCGAACGCGTCAACCGGTTGAAGGAAGCTTTCGTCCCTAAATACGCAGAGAGCCTTGCGGAGTTGGCCATTAAATTCGTGCTGCATCATCCGGGGGTTACCGCGGCCATAAGCTCTATGCACGTCCCGCGGTATGCGGACGAGAATATCGCGGCCGTCGATCGCGAGCCGTTGCCCGAGGAAGCGTTCGAAGAAATCCGACAACATCACAGATGGGTGAGAAATTTCTATGAAACCAAGTACTGGCAGTAA
- a CDS encoding sugar phosphate isomerase/epimerase family protein — MISVGIFNGYYPYSLAESISRIKKDGFNCVQLDLAFKDMDVSPDNLTRDKAHMIRDAFRDANLPIVCISGYTNIIHPDAKKREQNVNGLKNLLKYARDLGSPYVISETGTYNTDSDWVWDPKNGTEEAYEEICKQLEDLAKFAYDHGSVFLIENYVNNVIGSVDHLTRLFSDVNHPGLGLLMDPTNYFTDHNINHIDDELNRIFNTLGDRIKIAHAKDCKPAEDTSEKHAAIDATESHTFRGAGAVELPAPGLGNLNYDLYLQRLGKLHPNIPIIIEHLDEADIPRAKKFLDGKLKKNGV, encoded by the coding sequence ATGATCTCAGTAGGTATTTTTAACGGATATTATCCTTACTCGCTAGCGGAATCGATTTCCAGAATCAAAAAAGACGGATTTAACTGCGTTCAATTGGACCTTGCTTTCAAAGATATGGACGTTTCCCCGGATAACCTGACGCGCGACAAAGCGCACATGATCCGCGATGCGTTTCGTGACGCGAATTTACCTATCGTCTGTATTTCCGGTTACACGAATATCATTCATCCGGATGCTAAGAAACGCGAACAGAACGTAAACGGGCTTAAAAACCTGCTAAAATACGCTCGCGATCTGGGGAGTCCTTATGTCATCAGCGAAACGGGTACTTACAACACGGATAGCGACTGGGTATGGGATCCGAAAAACGGCACGGAGGAAGCTTACGAGGAAATCTGCAAGCAGCTCGAAGACCTTGCCAAATTCGCCTATGATCACGGCTCCGTGTTTTTGATAGAGAACTATGTCAATAACGTCATCGGTTCCGTGGATCATCTGACCCGTCTATTCTCCGACGTTAACCATCCGGGGCTTGGGTTGCTGATGGATCCGACCAACTATTTCACGGACCACAACATTAATCACATCGATGACGAGCTTAATCGCATCTTTAACACGTTGGGCGATAGAATCAAAATTGCGCACGCCAAAGATTGCAAACCGGCGGAAGACACCTCGGAGAAACACGCCGCAATCGACGCGACGGAATCGCACACGTTCCGCGGAGCGGGAGCGGTAGAGCTTCCGGCACCGGGACTGGGCAATTTGAATTACGATCTGTATTTGCAAAGACTCGGCAAGCTGCACCCGAACATTCCTATCATTATCGAACATTTGGACGAGGCGGACATTCCGCGCGCGAAAAAGTTCTTGGACGGTAAACTGAAGAAAAACGGAGTCTAA